CCTGCTAACCAACAGTGAAATCAGGCACTGCTAACAATCCGAACTCTCAGAAGAAACAGCTAATCGACGCAGGAAGGGATCCCGCAAGGATTGACGGGGCGAGGGAGATCCCGCGCAGAGAGATCTGGACCCGGATCCTGAATCTCCCGGTCACGGACAGTTCACAGATCCGACCTGGGAGGACAAGAATACGCAAAGCCCTCGGTAGGGAAGAGAGGTTGGGGCGCTTACCTTATTCCTGCCGCCTGCCGGTGGGTGAGGTCGCCGGAGCGAGGCGtcggggcgcggtggcggcggtggagcgctGGAGCTGTGGAGCAGCACGAACGACGGCACGAGAGAGAGGTTGGTTGGGCTCGGCATCAGGCCTGGACTTTACCCAGCTGTGGCCCATGGGCCTGGGGTCAGGCTCGCcgacgagaggaggaggggccggTTCTGGGCTGTTTCCAGACCAACCAAAATTGCCCATCTTCCACAAGAAAGGCCCATGGGCCACGGCTTTGAAATAATTCTTCCACAAAATTACTCCTGCCGAAACATTGAATTTTCAGTATTTCAGAAACAGATGGCAATAATTCCATTCAGCAGGCTCTGATACCTCCCATTTCCATTCCCATAAACTTAACGCATCAACATAGTGAAATCAATCTTACATTGCAACAGTTGTAAATACAATGATCGATCAGTTCAACTGTATAGCTACGCTGTTGGTTACACTGAACTTACCATGATACCACACACAGTACAAATCTAACCATCAGTAAGACAACTCGCTAATAAACATGATTACGAAACTACCATGGATTACCGGAGTTACAGAAGTCGCAGAACAGCAGCAACTAAGGTTACCAACCAGGTTTAGCTAATCAGGAGACCCATCGAAGCGGCAATGCCAGCCCTCGCAGGTGCTATTTCGAGTGCGGCCCGTCAGACTTGCTGGACGGCATGCTGCGGACGTTCTTCAGCAGGTCCTGGATCTTGGACAGCATCATCATCTGTGAGGGGTCACCAGCGCTACTGCTACCACCGATGCCAAGGCCACCGCTGCTAGcagcctgcggcggcggtggccgctgGTTCTCCTGCAGCTTGATCTTCTCAAAGATGTACTGCTTCTCCGCCTCAGCCTCCTCCAGGCGGCGCTTGAGGTACATGCTCGCGTAGTcctgccccgcctcctccgactTCTTCGCCAGCGCGACGCTCCGCAGCCGCTCTGCCTCCTGCCGGGCCTCACTGGCCTTCAGCTGGAACATCTCCGCTTCCACCTGCTTCAGGCGGATGATGCTCTCCAGCTCCTCTGCCTGCTGCAGCTTCCGCAGCCGCTCCGCCTTCAGCTCCTGGGCCTCCCTGGCCTTCTCCTCCAGCTCGCGGTCGCAGGCGTCCACAGCAAGGCGAGCCCTTTTATACATTCGCATTTTCTCTTCAGCAACAATCTCCATCTTTTTGACAGCCTCCTGGACAACCTCGGCAATTCGGTTGCAGGCCTCCTGGGGAGTGATCGAGCGCCCTGGCTCTTCATTCTCAAAGCTCTTTGGGGAGGCAATATCCAGCTCTAGGAAATAAACTGAGTGTTAGAGATATTCGTTCACCATTCAGAAAAGAAAGCAATCAGAAACACACAAAAAGAAGCGTGCTGCAGATAATTCAGTAAAAATAAAACTTCCATATGGAAAAATATCCTAGTTAATATCTTTGCCATTAGACACTTAGTTTTGCAACCAAATCCACGTAAACATGCAGAGGCCCAAATCAACTGCAACAAAAAAGCGAACACACCATAGAAAATGTTTGGTCAGTGTCAATTGTCAAGAATCACAGTGAGGAGCATGCACAAGCCAGCTATTCAAACTAGTGCACTGACAAAGAGTACCAGGGAGGTCTCTagccccaccccacccccccaccccccaacaacaaaaacaaaaacaaaaacagaggCTGGAGCAAGCCAGTTGGGGCAGCCTGGAGAACAATCATGAACCTATTTATCATGGATGCAATGGCAGAATGAGAATGCTCAAAGAAGTCTAAAATCACAATGTGAGAATTGCAAATGGAAACATTTACCCTAGAATTGTAGCCAATCTGACTTGAAAAATATAAACAACTATGCACGACAACCAATTCAACTACAAGACGAAGATGTCCAACCACAACAACTCCAGAATGATTCTAAATGTAAGAATGTAACAACTAATCATCTTATGCTTATGTTTGGTGAGAATAATGTCCATGGAAATTATCATCGATGGAGCAACCAGACAACCAACTGAATAAGGTTATGGTCGTTTCAAAGTAACTGACAAGTGACAAGTAAAACTATGATATGGAGATGATATGTGCTGGATGGCGGTAACATGCCAAGCAGTCATACTTTCTGCATATTAAGCATCACGCTTTTAAGTTTTAAGGCTGCTCATATGCACTTGTATAGTACATGTAGTGGAATAGCTACAGCTTTCAGTAAATCCAAAAAGAAATTTGTGGAAGACATTACAACTGTCTGAGGCATTCAGAAATTTAAATTGCAAAATGCAATTACTACAGATGCTATAATGTTGTGTACAAGGGCCTGCTGTGCACTGAGCTACAACACAAGTTGGAAAGTGGATGATTCTACAGCACAGAAAACAAGGCTAGAACTATATAGATTGTCTAAAACATGGACATGAGTAGCTAAAGGTGTAGAGCGAAACAAGAAACAGGACAACTAAAATTTTATATGGACTTGAGGAAGCAGTCTTGTTTTCCAGCATATAACATGAAAAGAATAACAAAGTTCATAGCTATAAGGTAATAGTTATTATTCAATACATAATGCATGCCTATGCAGAAAGTGCAGCAAAATCCAACCAGAAGAAACAACAAATAACTGAAATTTATCATGCATAGTAACTTGTAGGAAATAACCAACAAGTATCAACAGTGTGTTTGACAAGTAACGATTTAGCATCATTTCATTTCCACCTATATAAAAAGAAGTAAAAATCCCCACCACAGTTGTAGCAGGAAACAAGCACCAGATGAAGTATAATGAAACTCAGCACGATAAGATGAGTTACTAAATAGGCCTAAATAACAGTGTTTGACAAGTAACGATTTAGCATTGTTCTATTTCCacctatatataaaaaaaaagaaaagtacaAATCCCAACAACAGTTGTAGCAGGAATCAAGCACCACAAGAAGTAAAATGAAACTCAGCACAACAAGATGAATTATTAAATAGACCTAAATTCGAGTGGCCAACATTGCAGGACCACAAGTATACTAAGTGTGGGCCATTGACAAGCCTTGTAAAAGTAAGTTGGGGCCAGAAAGCATGCATACCTTGGAGAGCTTGTAGCAGCATCCTAGGACTTACGGATTCAGCATAAGCACTCCTCAATCTGTCAACCAGCTCAACACATTTCCTGAACAATTTATTCCCTTTTGAATCCTCACTCAGACGGAATATCTTACAAACATAGTCAAGCTCCCGCAACAAAGCATCTCTGTCCCAACCAGGCGCACATTGCTGAAAGACATCCCTAACCCACCCCAGCAGTTCAGATGTCCTCTGGCAGGCCTGGCACCGGAAAAGCATCTCCGCATGACTAACACCATTCTTAATCGTCTGCCCAGTCCCAATCCGCCCATCACGGATCGCGCAGTCCGTGTGAGTCCAGTGAGAGCAGACATCACACCCGATCCAGCGGCACGTGTTGACCTCGAAATCAAACTTATTGCAGATGACACACATGCAGAGGTTGCAGAACCCGTTCCGGCTGCTGCATATACCACACCTGCACTCCTCAGCAGGGAGGGTGCTCTGGCAGGCGATGTTCCGGCACCTCTTGTACAAGAAAACCTCCGCGAGCCGGCTCTGGGGTATGTTGACGCTGGGATGCAGGAACGCCTGGATCCCGGTCTTGATGGCGACAAGGACCTCCAGCTGCACGTGGTGCGCCACCGAAAGCGCGGCAGGGGTCAGATCAACCCTGCCCTGGACAAGCTTCTGCAGGTACAGGAACTCCTCCACATGATGCGAACCACCAGTCCCTTCCAGAATCGAGCGGAGCTCGGTCTTGACCTCATCCAGCACCTCCTCACCAATGACCTTCATCTTCTCCGCAACAACGTCCACCCTGTCCCGAGCAATCTCCCTGAGCGTCACCCAACCGGCGCCCGGGATAATCCTACCCCGGACGGCCTGCAGGTCGTGAACGCCGTTAcacaccaccacctccttgTCCTTGCTGCCAGCCATCCTCACCGCCGTtatcggcgccgccgccacgggaggaccgccgccgccgccgctcttgccGGTGCTGGGCTCCCCGGGCCACGTCTCCCGGGAGCTGGCGCTCTCGGTGGCGGAGTCGTGCCCCCCGTCGGAGTTGGACAGCGGCTCCTGCGCGTCCGGGGGCGAGCCGACCTGCTCCGGCGAGGttgcggcggccgcggcggcgccgccaagGGAGAGCGACGTCTGcagggccggcggcgcgcgcccgttggggcgcggcggcggcggcatgcccTGCCCCTGCGTGGCCGGATGCTGGTGCTGGAAGTTGGCGCCCGACGAGGTCCCCATCCGGAATCAGAACCTCGGCGAGCGAAACCTGCACGGAGCGACAAATGCCATCAACAGCAGCCACCGGCGCGGAAATTCCTCTGAAATTTTCAGCGAACAGACGCGTAGGCAGCTGAGAGCCGCCGCGATTCGTCCCCCGCGGAGCCGATTGAGAACCCCCTCTCCGTCCCCCTCCCACCGTATCCGGCAGCGGGGCGCCCCCCGGAATCCCAGATCCCgttcgccccctccctcccaccaTCCCTACCGCGCGAGACagggagcagcagcagaagcggCGCGAGGGAGCACTCACCTCATCGACGAGGAGCTCGCCGACGAGAAAcctctggcgccgccgccgcccttgacgGAGAGGAAGAGGCCGCCGCTCCGGATGAGGAGGTTCGATTTCTGTGcgggaggaaaaaaaacaaaggggACGAAATGGTCTCTGGAGTCCAACTGCGGAGGCGAGACGGTGGCCGGGTTGACCGCTGCGGGTGGGGTGGAGAGCGGCGGGGTAGAATGGTAAATCCGGCGGGGTTGACTGATGGGCGAGGCCATGGCCAAGTGGACCACCGCGGGTTCGTTTTTACCGCGCACCTGATTTGACTCGACTGACGTCATGCCACGGCCGCGACCCCCAGCAGCAGCGGGGCTGAGGTAGCCAGCTGGGGCGCGGCGGCTCACCAAGCATCCGTTTCGTTTTGAGATCAAGGGGTGTTTCGATACAcccgttaaagtttagcacctatcacatcggatgtttgatgctaattagaagtattaaatatagattaattatcaaactaattgcacagatggagtctaattcacgagacgaatctattaagcctaattagtccatgatttgataatgtggagctacagtaatcatttgctaaagatggattaattaggcttaatagattcgtctcgcgaattagtacaggattctgcaattagttttataatagcATCTCGTACCCAAACATCCCCCAAATAGAACGGGTCGGTTCATTCTACTTTTGTGGGTTGGATTCAACCCATCTCGTATTTGGATGAGTTTGAATGAGAGGGATGAGTTCGTTCCAGTTTTTTTATTGAAGACGTCGGGAGGAATAGGATGGATGttattttaacaccgttagcaacAGGTCCCACCAACAAGTTGCGGGGCGCATCTGtcatcctcttttcttttttttaacctcaccttatcttcttcctcggtTCCTCCGGCTATGCCCCTGCTatgtcgccgccgccagcggcctACCCCCTACCCTCCCCCCTGTCGGCGGCCTGCTCCCCCGCCACACCCGCctggctcctcctcgccgtgccCACCTGGCTCCCCCTGCCGTGCCGACCTgcgccctccctctccccccccaccgccggcctagCTCCCCCACACCACGTCGCCCTACTCAACCCGCCGCGCTACCCTGGCTCCTTCACGTCATGCCGCCAGCCGCCTCCTCCCTAACACTGCCCTCGACGCGTGCGTGCCGGTGTCACAGGGGAGTGAACTAGGTCGGAGTGGTCCCCTCGTTTTGGACAGACCATTTCAACCCATATCTATGCGGTATATTCCTTATAGGGGACGAACCCAACCCACTACATTTTCAACCAAACGCGGATCGATGGGGTCGATCCCAAAGGGCTGATTCGTAGCAGCAAGCTCCCGCTGTTCAGGCTCTCTAGCTGGAGTGGTTTTTTGATTGGTTCCTGTCTCCATGCAGCCAGGCTTGCTATGGAAATCGATCGGTTGCCTGTGCCCAGCAGCTCTTTTTCCCTCCGCACGCTCCTCCAAGCAGTAACTTCTAGCATCACACGAGCCAGGTCCGCCGGAAACGACCGATTTCTACGTTTCTCTGGAGCCTGGTCGCGAATGAATCTTTGCACGTCAAGAGCCTGTCCCAGCTACCGAACCATGCAACCAATCTAACTCCTCCAGCATCCGGCGAGCTTGGTTCAACCGCATGCAGGGAACCAATCAGGCCCCTACTGCCGTCGTGCACCTGTGGACTGTGGTCAACGCGAGCTTGGTAAGTTTTTCGGCGAAATTCGATTGTGTGCTCTAGTGTGGGTCCTACAGGTTCATAACGTGCGTGTTCAGTGGAATAGGCGAATAGCCAAAGCCAACTTATAAACACGTaggaagattttttttatgcATCATGAATTTTATAACTTTAGTACTCCTTCTATCCTAAactgtaggtcattttagtttttttctagatgagatgcatagcaaaatctatgaatctataaaagtcaaaacgaccgacaatttgaaatggagaaaGTTTAAAGTATAGCGATAGTATCTTAAACGGCTAAGTAAAAATCTATGTAATGGTAATTTATACACCAAGTAAAATATGGTAACCATGTGAATATAGACGCTTTCGACTTTTCATGCGCGCATACACAGAATATGACACCAATATGTAGCATCTAATGACACCAAGGATCTTGGCAGCAAAAAAACTCGAGTTGTTCTTCTAAAAGTAGGGCAAACCGGGGAAAAAAGTAGACATGATGAACGAAAGATCGACAGAACCAGAATTAAGTTGATAGCCACGTGTGATTATTACAATAAGGTCGACGTGCATCAAAAGAACCAAAAAGAATGAAGAACTAAACGAACTTTAAGTACTTTGCTATGCTTTCATACGCTAAAGTCCTACCAGGCAGGGGGGTGTACACAAACGATTCCTCCAAACCACAATTGTAACTAATTGGGCCTAACAAGCCTCCCAAATACTGAATCTTTGTGCTCTTCAAATGACAGGCAACAACTTCACCGTCGACATACAAGAAGATGACCTCCTTGTACGGATTCAGTATTTGGGACCCAAGGAAATTAAATAACCTCCATGCATCTTGCCacaccgtcgtcgtcgttctCTACCATGTCCGTAGCATTGTCATCATCCGAGTTCCATCCCTCGCCGTGTTCTTGCGCTGCTTTTTTGCTCGGTTTCGTAGTAACCATCGAGGATCCAGCAGGGTCCACGGCATCTCATCTGTTTGAGGTCTGGATTGACTACGCTGAGATGCTTCAGCTGCCACTCCGTCTCATCGTCGCGCGACTCGTTGAGGATCCAAACATGAAGCTGGGACTTGGAATCGATAGCTGCCAAGTACAATTGATCATGTCCATGCGTTGATACGGGCAATACAAATCATAAATAAATAGCATTCTCATCTTACTGGTAAGCAATTATGTCAATAGACAAATGTAAATTGCACTTGATCATGTTGCAGTCCGCAACATATGAGATGCACCAAAACTTCGCAATGCGGTTCTGAGAAAACACTTAAACTGGTGAACGGTGACACTCAACGAAACATGCTGATGAGACTAAAACAGATTTCAGTTAGCTATTTCTATAATAATTGTTTCATTCTAGATTGCGTCTGACAAATGAATTTTCTCATATATCTGGAAAGCCCGAAATGGATAGGTTATTGGAGATGGTCGAAGCATGGGTTCAGAGTAAGACTCTGCACTTGCAGCTGACTTGACAATGTCAGAGGGCGCAACTCGGTTCGCGTTTTGGGCGTCGCTTAGGGCTGTACGTTGTGGTCTTCGTCGAGAACTGCCAACGTTGAATGTAAAAAATTAATCGTTAAATATATTGttaaatttattatgaaaaccGAGTACTCATTGATAATGTGATACCTCGCATCCTAGACATCTTGACATGCAGGGCAGCAAATGTCTTGAATTGAAAAGCCGTGCGGCGCCACTCCCATATGTGGCGTTGAATGTGTGGGTCGTTCACGTGGATTATGATGAGTTTTTTTCCTACGAGCAACAATATTAATTTTGATTGACCCATAGCAGATAATTTCATATGTACATAAACGCACGCACCTTTGATTCATGATGACCACATGCCTGTCAGGTCGCCTCCGGAAGTCACCCCTATCTTGGATATCAGCCGCATATACAACCACGCCTATGACATCTTGaaccataaaaaaatatatgcttTTGCATTTTAGTGTGAAACCATGACATCATATTTTGTTAAATGAAAGTGAGTATAAATTGATGAGTCACCTGCAAAAGTATCTACTGGTTGACAGTATACAACCTTGAATTCTCTAAAGGCACGAGGACACTCTGAAATCTAGATGGGCCTCTGTGGAGTATTGATTATAGTGTCCAGTAAAAGGACGACAGCGTACTCTTCACACGGACGGTAAATACTGCGTATGGGATCCACGTAAGTTGGCGCAAAGCACACCCCAAAAAGTCATATGTTTCTTCTTCAATGAGCACATTGTTGAATAGCATGTGATGATCGCCGCACGCAACTGCCTTCATCTTGGTGCCCTGCACAAACATTGTAGTGTGGTTTGATTGCAAACTAGTGTGGATCCCATACGCAGTATTTACTGTCCGTGTGAAGAGTACACTGTCGTCCTTTTACTGGACACTGTAATCAATACTCCACAGAGGCCCATCTGGATTTCAGAGTGTCATCATGCCTTTAGGGAATTTGAGGATGTATACCGTCAGCCGGTAGATATTTTTGCAGGCGACTCGTCAATTTATACTCGCTTTCATTTAACAAAATATGTTGTCATTGTTTCACACTAAAATGcaaaagtatattttttttttgtggttcAAGATGTCATAGGCGTGGTTGTATATGCTGCTGATATTCAAGATGGGGTGACTTCCGGAGATGACCTAACAGGCATGTGGTGATCATGAATCAAAGGTGCATGTGTTTATGTACATATGAAATTATCTACCATGGGTTGATCAGAATTAATGTTGTTGCTCGTAGAAAAACTCATCATAATCCACGTGAACGACTCACACCTTCAACGCCACATATGGGAGTGGCGTCGCACGGCTTTTCAATTCAAAACATTAGCTGCTCTCCATGTCAAGATGTCTAGGATGCAAGGTATGACATTATCAATGAGCACTCAGTTTTGATAATAAATTTAACAATTAATTTTTTACATTCATTTGTCCCTTGCGTGTTTAAGTTTTTTACATTCAGTTTTCCCTTGCCGGTTAGGTGGAGTGAGTCATagtcaaatttttttttctcccatcTGTTTTGATTCGTATGATCTGAAAGGTAACATCCTTTTGTGCTCAATAACTTCGTTTAACTGAAATTAAATAGTTTTGATCTTTGCTTTTTATGCTGCAGACCTATGCAAACAGATACACGCTGAACAGAAACAAATTAGAGAGATGGTACGTGCCCTTGCATTAGCTATCATGGACAACTAGTAATGCCTTCTCAAGGATTTAGAGAAATAAAATAAGAGTGCAGCATTTACACGCATTTTACAGATAGATTAAAAATTTTGATCGACCAGATTGTTCATGTGTTATGTTTCTTTATTCAGTTTTTATATAATCATCAAACTCCATAAATAAATTTATGTGTGGGTAATATCTTGCACTCCTGGGGTTTTATACATACATTAATTTTGACAATCAATTCATATTAATATATACGTACCACTGTGCATTGGTTGTTATAGTTTTCCTATAAGATGAGTATAGAGCATTGAACGTCAAATTACTAGtatttctattatgaaaattatAAGATGAGTATAATGTTTGATACTTATAGATGACATTTGCTTTGCCCAAGGTACAATCCTAGTAATTTATAAACATGCCCAAGGTTCAGTTCGGCAGTACTGGCTAACAAAACTCATCCTGGAGGCACAAGCCATGCTACTTGCTCCACTGCAAATACTGTAAACTACATATGGAGGAAATATTTTTAGGATGCTAAGAGGTTCTGCTAGCTTGTGAACGGTTTAACTGTTCTACATTAGGGATCCTGATCTTCAAAAACTGAAACGCAAGAGACATATAAGCCAGGATCCAGTACTGAAACCCATAtataagcaactaagcaagtaaACTAAGTAGGTTGAGCATGAGTTATATGGGATCCATGTCTATAACAACTACGTAAGTAAACTAAGTAGGCTGAGCATGAATTATATGACAAGATATCCAGCTTTGAACTTTGAAGTAAAATAAACAAACCAGCATATGTCATTACCGTCATGTCCAACTGAGTTGATTGCATATGTAAAGAGGATGTGTTGACTTAGAAGATAGTCCAAAAAATTTTAGAAGCAAAATTTCTGAAGAGGATGTGTTCATACTGAACAACACCTAAAACGATTGTGTTTCATCATACCTTATTCATTGCTAGCCATAGCTTTGCTTGAACCTTTCCTTCCAGCAGAGATTGAAGTACCTGCATACACTGCCTGAATAAAGAATGAATGTGTTAACCACAAGTTAGTCTTTCCCTCATCAGAACAACAATTCAAAACAAAAATCATACAGAAGCTAGCAATGCCTGTGTATGAGTAGCTACTTCACAAATCTGTGCCGTGTGACTTGCAATGCCTGTTTTGGCTTGATTTTTTCCAGATTTCCCTGCACAAGCACAACCACGAGATTATGTCAAATGGGAATAGGGGATTCAGGTCTGAAAGGATTGCAGAACATTCAGGTTATACagattcttctttttctctgtAGCCCTTCACCAAAAGAGCAACTCTCATCCTGCACATGTACAGCTTCACTATTGTTATGCTTATCAAACCTATTCAGACTGCCTCCCACAGAAACTTTGCTAGCCATCCATAAACACAGCACAAACCATATCACTTTGTTCAGAAAATgcattgaaaataaaaatgaaccGAATACTGATGATACATCAAACCAGATGCACAGCTGCAGCCAGCCAGCAGTTGCGGCAGCGCTACTGCTTATTTGAACTGCAACATGCTGCTAAAATCAACGAGCTGCTGGGCTGCAGATGCTGCTACTTGGGGCAGCCGAATGGCTGGgctgcccagcagcagcagccgcaacCGCAACAATCTGCAGAATACACTGAACTGAATAGCAAGTACCATTTACTCCAAGTCAATGACACTGCATAAATTTCATGCTCAAATTAGAACCATCCATTTAGTATGTTGAAACTTTCAGCCTTTGAAAAAGCCTATGCATATATAATTTTTGCTCAGATGTGTCAAAATCAGGTACAAGAATAGAAAATTCCTTCATCCTTGAAATCCATCAAAATAGCAATCCATCAGGGAAATAAAAGGAACTGAATAGAAGAATTGGATGAACAAAAGCGCATGGGAACCAACAGCAACCAACATGCAAAGCAGATCAAACTCAACCACTTTTGGACAACAATTTACATACCTTTCAACGATGTTATCTTAACCATTAGTGGTTAGCACCATATCCTGCATGAGGCTTATCCGAAATAACCCACTCTGATACTCTGAAAAATAAAGAGCTAGCATGTGTTGAGGACCAATCTCCCTGCCACGAAGAATGGAATCATTAACTATTTTCCAAAGGTGAAGTATGTGTGCCGGCCCAATATGTTGCAGTACAGGATGAATAGGCCTATCTCCATCGATAGCTAATATACACTTTCCAGCATCATGATGAATTAATACTCTTAGAAACTCTGAAGCACTGACGTGTTTCATTCTCCCACAATTATGAAACATAGCAGTTCATGATAATTGTAGGAATTATAGGCCTAGCAGGCAGCACAAGATAGAAATAACTACAAGAAATGGGCTAGAAAATGGCATACCCTTCTGATCTGGCGCTAAAGAATTTTGTTGTCCGGGCAACCAGAACCAGCCACAAGAACAggtagagaaaaaaaaatcacaggACCAAATTTTTACAGGAACCACcataaaaagaaacaaacaagagctcaaattagtatcattgctggTATATGATTCTCCATTCATATTCACTAACATTTTCTGTCAAGGACAGGAAACAGAGCAACTTAGTGTTGCCTTACAAAAACCAGCTTACACCAAGAGGTATTGAATACTCAGTTCAGTATTAAAAAGATAGAAATGGCAAAGTATTGTTGTGTTACCATTTGCCAAACAAAAACCATCACATTCTGTAATTACCATTTTCACCTATGCATATAGCATGCTGGAGCAAACAAAGCTACTTCCCCAATTAAGTTGC
This genomic window from Setaria viridis chromosome 8, Setaria_viridis_v4.0, whole genome shotgun sequence contains:
- the LOC117833078 gene encoding OBERON-like protein, which codes for MGTSSGANFQHQHPATQGQGMPPPPRPNGRAPPALQTSLSLGGAAAAAATSPEQVGSPPDAQEPLSNSDGGHDSATESASSRETWPGEPSTGKSGGGGGPPVAAAPITAVRMAGSKDKEVVVCNGVHDLQAVRGRIIPGAGWVTLREIARDRVDVVAEKMKVIGEEVLDEVKTELRSILEGTGGSHHVEEFLYLQKLVQGRVDLTPAALSVAHHVQLEVLVAIKTGIQAFLHPSVNIPQSRLAEVFLYKRCRNIACQSTLPAEECRCGICSSRNGFCNLCMCVICNKFDFEVNTCRWIGCDVCSHWTHTDCAIRDGRIGTGQTIKNGVSHAEMLFRCQACQRTSELLGWVRDVFQQCAPGWDRDALLRELDYVCKIFRLSEDSKGNKLFRKCVELVDRLRSAYAESVSPRMLLQALQELDIASPKSFENEEPGRSITPQEACNRIAEVVQEAVKKMEIVAEEKMRMYKRARLAVDACDRELEEKAREAQELKAERLRKLQQAEELESIIRLKQVEAEMFQLKASEARQEAERLRSVALAKKSEEAGQDYASMYLKRRLEEAEAEKQYIFEKIKLQENQRPPPPQAASSGGLGIGGSSSAGDPSQMMMLSKIQDLLKNVRSMPSSKSDGPHSK